One part of the Lotus japonicus ecotype B-129 chromosome 2, LjGifu_v1.2 genome encodes these proteins:
- the LOC130739863 gene encoding probable LRR receptor-like serine/threonine-protein kinase At1g14390, with protein sequence MKNFLVSLCYLFPAIIAIILVLLTPIPSAQLTTNESRILQQVQNLLEYPQVLQEWTNSTNFCNLPPSPSFKILCTNGHVTELTVIGNKSSPLNLSEGFSIDFFFTVLTKLSNMKVLSLVSIGLWGPLPSKISRFRSLEVLNISSNFIHGEIPSSISSLKNLRSLVLADNLFNGSVPNLRRLASLEELNLGGNKFGPEFHSRNKNLVKVILRNNSLRCQIPSQLIHLDKLQLFDISSNEIVGNIPSFLFSLPFLQYLNLAENQLRGSLSENVSCSSALTFVDISHNFLVGKLPFCIGSESSNRTILYSGNCLSTRNPNDQHPSSYCKQEEALAVKPPLKSHKNLKVQLSLGLGIIGGVVGITGLLLLLTLFILRKSKAERADSNNDRSLDDDKISVHECPRPNVNSMEIGSVPQLMRLAAGFPAYNIFTQEEIEDATNNFDPSNLIEGSEGQLYKGWLRDGSKVMVNCVQLKQKSLLKNSVQCLKVLPCLRHRHLVSVLGHCVVTYSERPQTTSMIFIVFEHITNVSLRDHLTDKSKKETLKWPQRIAISIDIARGIQFLHTGVKPGIFGNSIKIENILMDDSLSAKVSGYSIPLPSKKHLGRKLNEKSAANHIESINNAEKEDIYQFGVILIELITGKQIASSSEVEELKCEFERGFSEPASPILSGATDPSLKGTYAYESLKTAVQITINCLGNVSSNRPSIEDILWNLQYSMQLQEARTSSGSLNMKL encoded by the exons TCTCTGCACAAATGGCCATGTAACTGAATTAACGGTCATTGGAAACAAGAGCTCTCCATTGAATCTTTCAGAAGGATTCTCCATTGATTTTTTCTTCACTGTCTTGACAAAGCTTTCAAACATGAAGGTGTTGTCATTGGTGTCTATTGGTTTATGGGGTCCTTTACCTTCAAAGATCAGCAGGTTCAGGTCGCTTGAAGTGCTCAACATTAGTTCAAATTTCATTCATGGGGAAATTCCATCATCAATTTCGTCTCTGAAAAATCTCAGAAGTTTGGTTTTGGCTGATAATCTTTTCAATGGGAGTGTGCCTAATCTTAGAAGACTAGCCTCTCTTGAAGAGCTCAATCTTGGTGGCAATAAATTTGGTCCTGAATTTCATTCCAGAAACAAGAATCTTGTGAAGGTTATCTTGAGGAACAATTCTCTGAGATGTCAAATTCCTTCACAACTCATTCACCTTGATAAACTTCAGCTATTTGACATCTCTTCCAATGAAATAGTTGGGAATATCCCatcctttctcttttctcttccttTCCTCCAGTACCTGAACTTGGCAGAAAACCAACTACGCGGTTCGCTTTCTGAGAATGTGTCCTGCAGTTCTGCTCTAACATTTGTTGATATCTCACACAACTTCCTGGTAGGAAAATTGCCATTCTGCATTGGTTCTGAGTCGTCGAATCGAACGATTTTGTATTCTGGGAATTGTTTGTCAACCAGAAACCCCAATGATCAGCATCCATCTTCATATTGCAAGCAAGAGGAGGCCTTAGCAGTCAAGCCGCCACTTAAAAGCCATAAGAATTTGAAGGTGCAACTAAGCTTAGGACTTGGTATTATTGGCGGAGTTGTAGGAATTACAGGGCTGCTGCTTCTACTCACTCTTTTCATCTTGAGGAAGTCCAAAGCAGAAAGAGCAGATAGTAACAATGACAGATCTTTGGATGATGATAAAATTTCTGTCCATGAATGTCCAAGACCAAATGTTAATTCAA TGGAAATAGGAAGTGTTCCTCAGTTAATGAGGCTAGCTGCAGGATTTCCAGCATACAACATTTTCACACAAGAAGAAATTGAAGATGCAACCAACAACTTTGACCCTTCAAATTTGATAGAAGGATCAGAGGGACAG CTATATAAAGGTTGGCTCAGAGATGGTTCAAAGGTCATGGTTAATTGTGTGCAACTAAAGCAGAAGAGTTTGCTCAAGAACAGTGTTCAGTGCTTAAAGGTCTTGCCATGTTTAAGGCACAGGCATTTAGTGAGTGTTCTAGGACACTGTGTCGTTACTTATTCAGAACGTCCCCAAACTACAAGCATGATATTCATTGTATTTGAGCACATCACAAACGTGTCTTTGAGGGATCATCTTACAG ATAAGAGCAAAAAGGAAACTCTGAAGTGGCCACAGAGAATAGCAATCAGCATAGACATTGCAAGAGGAATCCAGTTCTTACACACAGGAGTTAAACCTGGCATATTTGGCAACAGTATAAAGATTGAGAATATTCTGATGGATGATAGTCTCAGTGCAAAAGTTAGTGGATACAGCATTCCATTGCCATCCAAG AAACATCTTGGCAGAAAACTTAATGAAAAGAGTGCTGCCAATCATATTGAAAG CATCAACAATGCAGAAAAGGAAGACATCTATCAGTTTGGTGTTATTCTAATTGAACTTATCACTGGCAAGCAAATTGCATCTTCCAGTGAAGTAGAGGAGCTGAAATGTGAG TTTGAGAGAGGTTTTTCAGAACCTGCATCACCAATACTAAGTGGAGCAACTGATCCTTCTCTCAAGGGAACTTATGCATATGAATCATTGAAGACTGCAGTTCAGATCACCATCAACTGTCTTGGCAATGTTTCCAGTAATCGCCCTTCAATAGAGGATATTCTCTGGAATTTGCAGTACTCGATGCAACTTCAAGAGGCAAGGACCAGTAGTGGAAGCCTCAATATGAAATTGTAA